In one window of Anaerolineales bacterium DNA:
- a CDS encoding SAM-dependent chlorinase/fluorinase has product MPKTIVLLTDFGTQDAYVGIMKGVIAGIDAQARMIDLSHNIPPGDIHRAAFELWRAVNYFPKDSIYLTVVDPGVGTTRRSIAVRWSSFAAVGPDNGVFSYLYVHENPLAAVELTNTAYHLNPTSQTFHGRDIFAPVAAHLSSGVRFKDVGKPIEHPIRFPMPLLQVERGPTIRGAIMHADRFGNLITSIGFLKHEGKTLTFDPWLPELPSITFKGEPHVYLKNHYPLPIHSTFMEVPEGRPVAYIGSSGLLEIAINAGNAADTLKLSPEQRVLLH; this is encoded by the coding sequence TTGCCGAAAACAATCGTTTTGTTGACGGATTTTGGAACGCAGGACGCATACGTCGGCATCATGAAAGGCGTCATCGCCGGGATCGATGCGCAAGCGCGCATGATCGATCTTTCGCACAACATTCCACCCGGCGACATCCATCGTGCCGCGTTTGAATTGTGGCGAGCTGTCAACTACTTTCCCAAGGACAGCATCTATCTCACCGTCGTAGACCCCGGCGTGGGGACGACGCGGCGGTCCATCGCAGTCAGGTGGTCCAGCTTCGCCGCCGTCGGCCCGGATAACGGCGTCTTCTCCTATCTCTACGTTCACGAAAATCCACTCGCCGCCGTTGAACTGACGAACACCGCTTATCATCTCAATCCCACCAGTCAGACTTTCCACGGTCGGGATATTTTCGCTCCCGTCGCGGCGCATCTCTCCAGCGGCGTGCGATTCAAAGACGTAGGCAAACCGATCGAGCATCCCATCCGTTTCCCCATGCCGTTACTCCAGGTCGAACGAGGACCGACGATTCGCGGCGCGATCATGCACGCCGATCGCTTCGGAAATCTCATCACCAGCATCGGCTTTCTGAAGCACGAGGGTAAAACGCTCACTTTCGATCCCTGGCTGCCCGAGTTGCCCAGCATCACTTTTAAAGGAGAGCCGCACGTCTATCTGAAGAATCATTATCCGCTTCCGATCCATTCGACGTTCATGGAAGTCCCGGAGGGACGCCCCGTGGCCTACATCGGCAGCTCGGGCCTGTTGGAAATCGCCATCAACGCCGGAAACGCAGCCGATACGTTGAAACTATCTCCCGAACAGCGAGTATTACTCCACTGA
- the murA gene encoding UDP-N-acetylglucosamine 1-carboxyvinyltransferase yields the protein MPSFLIEGRHPLQGEVTPSGNKNAALPLLTACLLTDEAVTLHNVPSIGDVSTMRLLLESLGLKIELLGPNSWRLQAQQVRLADLDPDLCRSIRASILLAGPMLARTRSIDMPPPGGDVIGRRRVDTHLLALQALGAEVEYQDREIKLSTPGRLQGTEVLLDEASVTATENTIMAAVTAAGNTVVRNAASEPHVQDLCNFLNTLGAKIENIGSNTLLIHGVDRLHGGEFTIGPDYLEVASFIGAAIVTGGEVTIRKAAPQHLSMARLVLGRLGVHWDVVGEDIFVPAEQDLTIEQDVGGKIPQINVMPWPAFPTDLMSVAIVIASQSNGTVLFHDWMFETRMFFTDKLVSMGARIILCDPHRCIVQGPSPLVGETLESPDIRAGLALTLAALAAKGTSHIRNISQIERGYERIDDKLRSLGGHIHRLED from the coding sequence ATGCCCAGTTTTCTAATCGAAGGCCGTCATCCGCTTCAAGGCGAGGTAACCCCTTCCGGCAACAAGAACGCCGCGCTTCCCCTGTTGACCGCGTGCCTGCTCACCGACGAAGCCGTCACACTGCACAACGTGCCCTCCATCGGCGACGTGAGTACCATGCGTCTGCTTTTGGAGAGCCTGGGGCTTAAGATCGAACTGCTCGGCCCCAATTCCTGGAGACTTCAGGCCCAACAAGTGCGCCTTGCCGATTTGGATCCGGATCTCTGCCGCAGCATCCGCGCCTCCATCTTGCTGGCCGGTCCGATGTTGGCCCGAACAAGAAGCATCGACATGCCGCCACCGGGTGGAGATGTGATCGGAAGGCGGAGAGTCGATACCCATTTGCTGGCCCTGCAAGCGCTTGGTGCAGAAGTCGAATATCAGGACAGGGAGATCAAACTCTCCACTCCCGGCAGGTTACAGGGCACCGAAGTCTTGTTGGACGAAGCGAGCGTGACCGCAACGGAAAACACGATCATGGCCGCCGTCACCGCAGCAGGCAACACAGTCGTTCGCAACGCAGCCTCCGAACCACACGTACAGGACCTGTGTAATTTCCTCAATACGCTCGGCGCGAAGATCGAGAACATCGGGTCGAACACCCTGCTGATCCACGGAGTCGATCGATTGCACGGCGGTGAATTTACCATCGGCCCTGATTACCTCGAGGTCGCCAGTTTCATCGGCGCGGCGATCGTGACCGGTGGAGAGGTGACCATCCGGAAAGCCGCCCCACAGCATTTGAGCATGGCGCGCCTCGTGCTGGGACGTCTCGGAGTCCATTGGGACGTCGTTGGCGAAGACATCTTCGTGCCGGCCGAACAAGATCTGACCATCGAGCAAGACGTGGGCGGGAAAATCCCCCAAATCAACGTCATGCCCTGGCCGGCCTTCCCGACAGACCTGATGAGCGTCGCCATCGTCATCGCCTCGCAGTCCAACGGAACCGTGCTCTTCCACGATTGGATGTTCGAGACGCGCATGTTCTTCACCGACAAATTGGTCTCCATGGGGGCACGCATCATCCTTTGCGACCCCCATCGCTGCATCGTGCAAGGCCCGAGTCCCCTCGTTGGCGAAACGCTGGAGAGCCCCGACATCCGCGCCGGACTGGCGCTTACCCTCGCCGCGCTCGCTGCCAAGGGCACTTCGCACATTCGCAACATCAGTCAGATCGAACGGGGATACGAACGGATCGACGATAAACTGCGTTCCCTGGGCGGCCACATTCACCGCCTGGAGGACTGA
- a CDS encoding AAA family ATPase: MANQKGGVGKTTTVINLGAALAERDRRVLLIDIDPQAGLTASFGVDPYQLKTSTYALLMDDDVTLERVVQPIEERLWLVPAGVDLAAADYSLTRFKHSTQRLRQAIGDKSDAVDFVLIDTPPSLGLLTVNGLVAADELLVPVGCQYLAMRGIRALLETVWLVQKRVHPDLDLLGLLPTMFRRDSEHSRLVVTELRAVFQERVFQTVIDVDEAVMAAPAARKSVLAYRPRSSVADAYRSLAEEVIRADSLTQMS, encoded by the coding sequence GTGGCGAATCAGAAAGGCGGCGTCGGAAAGACGACCACCGTCATCAATCTGGGCGCGGCGCTGGCCGAGCGTGATCGACGCGTGCTGTTGATCGACATCGATCCGCAGGCCGGATTGACGGCCAGTTTCGGAGTCGATCCCTATCAACTCAAGACCTCGACCTACGCATTGTTGATGGACGACGATGTGACCCTGGAGCGGGTCGTTCAGCCGATAGAAGAGCGGCTGTGGCTCGTACCGGCGGGTGTCGACCTGGCTGCGGCGGATTATTCGCTGACCCGCTTCAAGCATTCCACACAGCGACTGCGCCAGGCGATCGGGGATAAATCCGACGCAGTGGATTTCGTGCTTATCGATACCCCTCCCAGCCTGGGTTTGTTGACCGTCAACGGCCTGGTGGCCGCAGACGAACTCCTGGTTCCCGTGGGTTGTCAATACCTGGCGATGCGCGGCATCCGGGCGCTGTTGGAGACGGTATGGCTGGTGCAGAAACGGGTGCATCCGGACCTGGATTTGCTCGGCCTCTTGCCAACCATGTTCCGGCGTGATTCGGAGCATTCCCGGCTGGTGGTGACGGAATTGCGCGCGGTCTTTCAGGAGAGAGTCTTTCAAACGGTGATCGATGTCGATGAAGCGGTCATGGCTGCGCCGGCGGCGAGGAAGTCCGTGCTTGCCTACAGACCTCGCAGTTCCGTTGCAGACGCCTACCGCAGTTTGGCGGAGGAAGTCATCCGTGCCGATTCGCTCACCCAGATGAGTTGA
- the rpmH gene encoding 50S ribosomal protein L34: MPKRTYQPKKRRRLRVHGFRSRMKTRGGRDVLKARRQKGRHRLSVRMNQHVKKVNWKA; this comes from the coding sequence ATGCCAAAGCGAACGTATCAACCGAAAAAACGCCGCCGGTTACGGGTTCACGGATTCCGCAGTCGAATGAAGACACGCGGTGGTCGTGATGTTCTCAAAGCACGACGCCAGAAAGGCCGGCACCGTCTTTCCGTCCGGATGAATCAGCACGTTAAAAAGGTCAACTGGAAAGCTTAG
- the rnpA gene encoding ribonuclease P protein component translates to MNRKHRLKSTSDFKRVRRNGKSYAHPLVILLACSNDRAVIRFGVQAGKAVGNAVRRNRAKRKLRSAIQKYLPGLQRGWDAIFIARPPLNEADWTAVHTAVRELLTRAGMLVDNDGQ, encoded by the coding sequence ATGAACCGGAAACATCGGCTCAAAAGTACGTCCGATTTCAAGCGGGTGCGGCGTAATGGGAAATCTTATGCCCACCCGCTCGTTATTCTGCTCGCCTGCTCGAACGATCGTGCAGTGATCCGTTTCGGCGTGCAGGCCGGCAAAGCGGTGGGAAATGCCGTACGACGCAATCGTGCCAAGCGTAAGCTGCGCAGTGCAATTCAGAAGTACCTGCCCGGCCTTCAACGTGGATGGGACGCGATCTTCATCGCCCGTCCTCCGCTGAACGAAGCGGACTGGACCGCGGTCCACACTGCGGTGAGAGAATTACTTACCCGAGCGGGAATGTTGGTGGATAATGATGGACAGTGA
- the yidD gene encoding membrane protein insertion efficiency factor YidD → MDSEYRKVTGTEHEPDLTEIPFTLRNLPSLSALALIRLYQNTFARLIPVEVCRFQPTCSHYGYQAIVKYGLFKGGWMAIRRIMRCNPLNPGGFDPVP, encoded by the coding sequence ATGGACAGTGAATATAGGAAAGTAACCGGAACAGAACACGAACCAGACCTTACCGAAATTCCGTTCACCCTGCGGAATCTGCCTAGCTTGTCCGCACTCGCCCTCATTCGCCTTTACCAGAATACGTTTGCCCGGTTGATCCCCGTCGAGGTATGCCGCTTTCAACCGACCTGCTCGCATTATGGGTACCAGGCGATCGTCAAATACGGGCTGTTCAAGGGCGGTTGGATGGCGATCCGCCGCATCATGCGCTGCAATCCTCTTAACCCGGGTGGATTTGACCCGGTGCCATAG